From Nitrospirota bacterium, a single genomic window includes:
- a CDS encoding TIGR00266 family protein produces the protein MKSEILYPGAFPMVRVELTAGEHIKAESGAMVACSPTIDIESKMEGGFLGALSRKFLTGEKFFFQTLRASRGPGEALLAPTVPGEIVILELDGVNEYMVQKDGFLAGADGIVIESKMQSLSRGLLGGEGFFILKISGKGTLVLNSFGAIHKIELKPDQEYIVDNSHLVAWSSTTSYNIEKATSGWIASVTSGEGFVCRFRGPGLVYIQSRNPGSFGAWIRQFIPVSE, from the coding sequence ATGAAAAGCGAGATTTTATATCCAGGGGCCTTTCCGATGGTGCGAGTGGAATTGACGGCGGGCGAGCATATCAAGGCCGAGTCCGGCGCGATGGTGGCCTGTTCCCCGACCATCGACATCGAGAGCAAGATGGAAGGCGGCTTTCTCGGAGCCCTGTCGCGAAAGTTCCTGACGGGCGAGAAATTTTTCTTTCAGACCCTGCGCGCCAGCCGGGGACCTGGCGAAGCGTTACTGGCCCCGACGGTGCCGGGCGAAATCGTCATCCTGGAACTCGATGGGGTGAACGAGTACATGGTTCAAAAAGATGGTTTCCTCGCTGGTGCTGACGGGATCGTCATCGAAAGCAAAATGCAGAGCCTGAGCCGTGGATTACTGGGTGGCGAGGGGTTCTTCATCCTGAAGATCAGCGGCAAGGGGACGCTCGTCCTGAACAGCTTCGGGGCCATTCATAAAATCGAGTTGAAGCCGGATCAGGAATACATCGTGGACAATAGCCACCTGGTGGCCTGGTCCTCCACGACTTCGTACAACATCGAAAAGGCCACCTCCGGCTGGATTGCCAGCGTGACTTCTGGCGAAGGATTTGTCTGCCGGTTCCGCGGGCCTGGTCTCGTGTACATCCAAAGCAGAAACCCGGGAAGTTTTGGGGCGTGGATCAGGCAATTCATCCCCGTCAGCGAGTAA